The Flammeovirga yaeyamensis genome segment TCGTCTACAGTAGCGAAAACATTTTTCAAGAAATTATCAAATGGTTCGTCCGCTCCAGTTGGAATGTGAGTACTTACTAAACATTTACCGTGACGATCTACGAAACCGATCTTAGTATTCGTTCCTCCCACATCAATTCCTAAAGTAACTGCTGTCATTTTCAAAATATTTATATCGTTAGTGTTATTTTTTTTGTTGATTTTTCAATCGCGTCGGAAGTTGATCAAACTTTTTTAAAATAGAAATGATTTTCATTATAAAAGTTATTAATGCCTTAATTTTTTTAATAGATCATTACACTTTTCGAATATTGTAACCTTTATTAACGAACAATTGAGTATTTTCTATGATTATAATCAGATAGCATCTTAACCTACTACTACATTATATTCTCTGATTATCAATGAAAAAAATTATTACTCATTTCTATCACACTATGACATTAAAACGATTACTACTATCATTACTATCCATATCAATTATTTTCTGTTTATCTACTTGTAAAAAAGGAAAACCTACCTCAAAATTAACCTTCAATAAAAAGAATAAGATAAATCACGATTTTAAAGGATTCGGTATTCAATGGTCTACCTATCAGCATGCTGATGCGCCAGGAGATTCGTGGGGGTTCCTAATGAAAGACAGTAGTCGATGGAACCTGATGTTCGAAAGACTTCAACACATGAAACCTTCTATTATTCGAATTATTGACAATGCAGAAGATCGATATTTTAGAGGTTTAGATCCTAAAGGAAAGCCAATAGTGAGCTACAATAGGCATGAAATGCATGCCTTATATAAGATTCTTGATTTCTGTCAGCAGAATAGTATTCAAGTAATCCTTGGAGAATGGAATCCACCTTGGCAAATGCAAAATGGAAATGAGCATTTATGGACAGAGATGATTGCCGATTATATGTATCATTTGGTGAGGGTGAAACGCTATTCCTGCATCAAATACTTTACTTTGGTAAATGCACCCAACACCTATAAAGCCAAAAACCAAGGGGATTACGATGTATGGAAAAATTGGGTGATAGGCTTGGAGAACGAGTTTTCAAAATATCACCTCAACAAATATGTTACAATTATGGGCCCTAGCAGCGATCCTACATGGGACATGCCTCTAAAAACATTAAAAGGAAAAGATTGGCTAGCACAAAGCAATGAAGATCTAAAAGAAACAATCGGGGCTTTTGATGTTCATGCTTTTTTAGATGAAGAAGCTGTTATTGATGGAAGAACCGAAGACTTCCTACACTTGAACCCAAATGAGATTCAAAATTTACATGGGCCTTTATTCATTTCCGAATTGGGTATAAAACCTATGGGTGATGTGCTTAAAGATGGAAGAAGCAGTCGCCTTTCTCAACCCAAAGTATTTGATGATGAATATGCAGAATTGACCACCCTAGCCTGTATGGATTTACTTCAGGTGGGTGTCGATGGTATTGTGGCTTGGTATTTAGACGATGCAATGTACACAGAAGCAAACGATGGAAATACTGAACAGATTATGCGTTGGGGAATGTGGAATAGTTTGGGGGATACTTTGTATCATGATCCCTCAGAATTAAAGATTCGTCCTTGGTATTATACATGGTCTTTATTATCTAGCAACATTCAAAAAGGTAGTACGATTGTACAAATTAATAACAATAATCATCAAAATATCAATGCCGTAGGTGTTGTAAATGCAAAGAATGAATATGTAATTTTGCTGTCGAATTCTACGTCAGAAGAACAAATTATTGAAATTGACTTCACGGAAGGTTTGGATAATGAGGAATTTTACTGTGTTCGTATGAATCATAAGAAAAAATCTGATGGGAATTCAATCATATTACCAAAAAATGATGACATTGAATTGGTAGATAACCGATCTTTGTTAGTAAGGTTGTCCAACAAAGAAATGAAACTGATTACTTCAGGAGAATTTTTATATTCTTTTAAATAATTACTATGTCCATAACAGATAAAAAACAAATCGTCCTAACCCTAGATGCTGGGGGAACTAATTTTGTATTCTCTGCCATGCAAGGCGGAAAAATGATCGTTGATCCTTATAGACTACCTTCAAACGGTGATAATCTAGAACAAAGCTTACAAAACATTCTTACTGGTTTTAATCACGTTGTAGAACAACTTGGTGATAGAAAACCAGAAGCAATTTCATTCGCATTTCCAGGTCCTGCTGATTACCCTAACGGTATTATTGGTGACTTACAAAACCTTCCTGGTTATCGAGGTGGAGTAGCTTTAGGACCAATGTTAGAAGAAAAATTCGGTATCCCTGCATTTATCAATAACGATGGCGATTTATTTGCTTACGGTGAAGCAATCGGTGGTTTACTTCCACAAATTAATGCTAAGCTAAAAGCCAATGGAAGCGAAAAAGAATATAAAAATGTGATCGGCATTACACTTGGAACTGGTCTAGGTGGCGGTGTCGTTTCTAACAATAAATTACATATTGGCGATAACTCAATGGGAGGTGAAATCTGGTTGATGCCTTCTAAAGTTTTAGACCATGTAAATGCTGAGGAAGCTTCTTGTATTAGAGCAATCCAAAGATTCTACAAAGAATTCTCTGGTGTTGATAATGCAGAACTAACGCCAAAAGACATCTTCGAAATCGCAAAAGGCGAACAAGAAGGTGATGCTGCATCAGCGAAAAAAGCATTCGATACATTAGGCGAAAACCTAGGAGACGTTCTTTGTACTTTAGCAACAACGGTAGATGCTATTGTTGTTATCGGAGGAGGTCTTTCTGGAGCCTCAGAATTATTCATGCCTGCTACTCTAGCAGAGATGAAATCAAAATATAAATCGGGAACTGACCGATTGGTTATGGAAGTATTTGACCTTACTTCTGAAGTCGAAACTGAAAAGTTTGTAACAAATAACCAACTGGAAATCAAGGTTCCATTTACAGAAAAAACTGTAAAATACGATGCTTCTCCTAAAATTGGTGTAGGTATTTCTGCATTAGGAACTAGTGAAGCTATTTCACTTGGAGCATACGCATTTGCTGTGGATCAATTAGAAAATTAAGAACTAATTTGATCTCATAACATTTTACACTATCGAAATAATTTATTGTACTATTCTAACAATTATAGGATGTAACAATGTTTCGATAGTGTATTTTTTTGTTTATTTTCTACCTTGCAGTAAGACAATTGATCTTTATCCCACTAATTTTAACACCCTTTAGAGAAAATAAATTGTCACTCGTTGTTATTAATCTGTCTACAACATACAGAACTTTATTTAACCTTGATAAAACTTTTAAATTATGGAATTACTTGCTTGTGTTTTCGTACTAACGATAGTTTTCATGGGCACCTATCGTTTGATGACTAAGTCATCTTCGAATCAGTCCAATTTATCCTAATTAAATGTTCCACACTCTAAATTCACTTCTTTACTAATTTTATTTCTTCCTAAAAAAATTCTAAGTATGATCTTAAACACAAAAATTAAGATCATACTTTTCTTTTTTTATTGAATTAAGTGCATTTTTGAGCTCAGTTATAATCGTCTAAAGAAATATATCAATGCGTACCAGATTTGCTCCAACACCATCAGGTTATTTACATATAGGTAATGCCTATTCTTTTTTACTCACGTGGATTCTTGCACGTCAGTCTGAAGGTGGTGAAATTCTTTTACGAATTGATGATATCGACTCCACTCGTGCACGTGACGAGTATATTGAAGATATTTTTGAAACAATCGATTGGCTAGGTATCGATTATGATAATGGTCCTTTTAGTGTAGATGATTTTAAGAAAAACTGGACGCAAGAACTAAGAACTCATCGCTATCAAAGAGCATTTGATATTTTAAAAGAACAAGGCGATTTATTTGCTTGTACGTGTTCTCGTAAAGAGATCTACGAACAATCTGAATCTGGTATTTATACCGGTAAATGCAGAGATCTAAATCTTCCATTCGATACTGAAGATGCTGCAATTAGAGTGAAAACTTCAGAAGTTCCCGTTATTTTAGAAGATCTATTTATTGGTGATGTTGCTATTGATTTAGAACAAACTATGAAAGACTTTGTCATAAAAAGAAAAGATGGCTTGTTTGCTTATCAATTGGCCTCATTAATTGATGATGAAGACGATGGAATCGATTTCATAGTGAGAGGAGAAGACCTTGTTGAATCTACAGCAGCTCAAATATTTCTTGGTAACAAACTAGAACTTGATAATTTCGAAAATGTCGAGTTTTTACATCATCCACTTCTTGTAGATGAAAAAGGTGAAAAGTTGTCGAAATCAAATGGTTCGGATGCCATAAAAACACTTAGAGAACAAGGTATGACTCCTGAAGAAGTGTATAGTGGTTTTGCTGAGTTTTATTTAGGAGAAGAAGTCAATATCACTAACATTGAACAACTGTTAGAAATTAATTTTATTGAAGAAGAAGGCGATGAGGATTGGGATGAAGAATAAAAACTTCCCTAATTAACCTAAAAACGACTACATTAACATACATTAATTATTATTTTATAATAACAATGGTCACCAAAAAGACCAATAAAGCACTTTAACTTTGTAGCATAGCTTTACGATACAACTAATTTTCGATTAAGCCTCCTTTTACATTTTATTCAGATTATCCTTCTATCTTTTATTGATTAACATTCGAAGTGTAAAAGCCAATAACCAAACTCGCATTAACCTAATATTGAGATGAGCTACAATATAAAACACATACACAGTCATAAAAAAGGGAATGTTGTCACCATATACTTGCCTAATTTCTGCTTGAACCAATTGTCCAAGGAAACCACCGTTCAAATAATCGATATTTTAGAGAGAGTCAATAAAGATGATCATGTTAATATGGTGGTATTTAGAACAGTACAGGAAAATTTTTTCTTACCAAAATTTTCTTTAGAGGAAGCTCCTATTATTTCTGATAGCATTATGAACAGTGATTATTTCATTAATTTAAAAGATATGATCCACAGTATGAGGGCAATGACTGTCTCTGTAATTGAGGGAGCAACTAATAAAATTGGCTCTTCATTTATAAAAGCAAGTGATTTATCTTATGCCACAGAATCAACAGTTTTCTCTAATGGTATGAATATTGATGGTAACCAATTATTTACTGCTGAAAAGGCAGAAGAAAATGGAATTATCACAAGGATGATTCCTGAAGATAAAATTGATTTAACCCTAGATTATCTAGGTCATACTTACGAAAGTGAGTAACTATATATTTTGAATTTTAACTACTAATAATACAAGTGCCCCTCATTTTTAATGAGATTAGAGGCACTTTTTTTTGGCCTTCAGATTTTTAAAAAAGTAGGTAATATTTATAAAGAGATTGCATTACTCTAGATTTCACTAAGAAATTCTCAAAAAAATAGAAAAATACTTCAAAATCAGTAAAAAGGATAGGCAAATCTTTTCGTAGTGAGAGTACAACTCCTTATTTTTGCGATCAGTTATTTTGAACAAGAGACTAAATTAAAATTATATATAAAATGCTTAGAACGCATAACTGCGGAGAACTCCGTGAAAGCCATATTGGGCAAACTGTAACTTTAAGCGGTTGGGCACAAGCTATCCGTGATAAAGGTGGTTTAATTTGGATCGATATCCGTGACCGTTACGGTATCACTCAATTAGTAATCGAAGACGATGGTAATGCTGACGCTGCCTTGTTGGAACAAGCTAGAAAAGTTGGTCGTGAGTTCGTACTTAAGGCGACTGGTGAAGTGATCGAACGTGCTGCGAAAAACCCAAATATCCCAACTGGTAACATCGAAATGCGTTTGAGCGAGTTGACGATCTTGAACGAGGCACAAACTCCTCCATTCAAAATCGAAGACGAAACAGATGGTGGCGATGAACTTCGTATGAAGTACCGTTACTTGGATATCCGTCGTAACCCAGTTCGTGAGAAATTGGTATTGCGTCATAAAATCGCTCAAGAAGTAAGAAGATATTTATCAGATCAAGAGTTTATCGAAGTAGAAACTCCTGTATTGATTAAATCTACTCCAGAGGGTGCACGTGACTTCCTAGTTCCTTCAAGAATGAACCCAGGTGAGTTCTATGCACTTCCTCAATCACCTCAAACATTTAAGCAATTATTGATGGTCGGTGGTATGGACCGCTACTTCCAAATTGTAAAATGTTTCCGTGATGAAGACCTTCGTGCTGACCGCCAGCCTGAGTTTACTCAAATAGACTGCGAAATGGCGTTTGTTGAGCGTGAAGACATCTTACAAAACTTCGAAGGAATGATGCGTCACCTTTTCAAAATGGTGAAAGACATCGAACTTCCTACGTTCCCAAGAATGGAATATGCAGACGCTATGCACGATTATGGTTCAGACAAACCTGATACTCGTTTCGAGATGAAGTTTGTTTACCTTAACGACGTAGCTCAAAATAAAGGATTCAAAGTATTTGATTCTGCTGAGGTAGTTTTAGGTATCTGTGCTAAAGGTGCTGCTACTTATACGCGTAAGCAATTAGACGAATTAACGAAGTGGGTACAACGTCCACAAATCGGTGCCAAAGGTCTAGTTTACGTAAAATGTAACGAAGATGGTTCATTTAAATCTTCAGTAGATAAATTCTACTCTCAAGAAGATTTAAAAGCATGGGCTGAAAAAGCAGGTGCTGAAGCAGGTGACTTACTATTAGTGTTATCTGGTGAACTAGATGTTACACGTAAGCAAATGTGTGAACTTCGTTTAGAAATGGGTGATCGTTTAGGTCTTAAAGATCCATTCAACTACTCTCCTCTTTGGGTACTTAACTTCCCAATGTTCGAGAAAGACGAAGAAACTGGTCATTACCACGCAATGCACCACCCATTCACTTC includes the following:
- a CDS encoding glutamate--tRNA ligase family protein; this translates as MRTRFAPTPSGYLHIGNAYSFLLTWILARQSEGGEILLRIDDIDSTRARDEYIEDIFETIDWLGIDYDNGPFSVDDFKKNWTQELRTHRYQRAFDILKEQGDLFACTCSRKEIYEQSESGIYTGKCRDLNLPFDTEDAAIRVKTSEVPVILEDLFIGDVAIDLEQTMKDFVIKRKDGLFAYQLASLIDDEDDGIDFIVRGEDLVESTAAQIFLGNKLELDNFENVEFLHHPLLVDEKGEKLSKSNGSDAIKTLREQGMTPEEVYSGFAEFYLGEEVNITNIEQLLEINFIEEEGDEDWDEE
- a CDS encoding Clp protease/crotonase-like domain-containing protein, which produces MSYNIKHIHSHKKGNVVTIYLPNFCLNQLSKETTVQIIDILERVNKDDHVNMVVFRTVQENFFLPKFSLEEAPIISDSIMNSDYFINLKDMIHSMRAMTVSVIEGATNKIGSSFIKASDLSYATESTVFSNGMNIDGNQLFTAEKAEENGIITRMIPEDKIDLTLDYLGHTYESE
- a CDS encoding ROK family protein; protein product: MSITDKKQIVLTLDAGGTNFVFSAMQGGKMIVDPYRLPSNGDNLEQSLQNILTGFNHVVEQLGDRKPEAISFAFPGPADYPNGIIGDLQNLPGYRGGVALGPMLEEKFGIPAFINNDGDLFAYGEAIGGLLPQINAKLKANGSEKEYKNVIGITLGTGLGGGVVSNNKLHIGDNSMGGEIWLMPSKVLDHVNAEEASCIRAIQRFYKEFSGVDNAELTPKDIFEIAKGEQEGDAASAKKAFDTLGENLGDVLCTLATTVDAIVVIGGGLSGASELFMPATLAEMKSKYKSGTDRLVMEVFDLTSEVETEKFVTNNQLEIKVPFTEKTVKYDASPKIGVGISALGTSEAISLGAYAFAVDQLEN
- the aspS gene encoding aspartate--tRNA ligase translates to MLRTHNCGELRESHIGQTVTLSGWAQAIRDKGGLIWIDIRDRYGITQLVIEDDGNADAALLEQARKVGREFVLKATGEVIERAAKNPNIPTGNIEMRLSELTILNEAQTPPFKIEDETDGGDELRMKYRYLDIRRNPVREKLVLRHKIAQEVRRYLSDQEFIEVETPVLIKSTPEGARDFLVPSRMNPGEFYALPQSPQTFKQLLMVGGMDRYFQIVKCFRDEDLRADRQPEFTQIDCEMAFVEREDILQNFEGMMRHLFKMVKDIELPTFPRMEYADAMHDYGSDKPDTRFEMKFVYLNDVAQNKGFKVFDSAEVVLGICAKGAATYTRKQLDELTKWVQRPQIGAKGLVYVKCNEDGSFKSSVDKFYSQEDLKAWAEKAGAEAGDLLLVLSGELDVTRKQMCELRLEMGDRLGLKDPFNYSPLWVLNFPMFEKDEETGHYHAMHHPFTSVLPEDAEILKNDRYNARANAYDMVINGVEVGGGSIRIHDKSDQADMFDALGFTAEEAQEQFGFLMNAFEYGAPPHGGIALGFDRLCSLFGGVESIRDFIAFPKNTSGRDVMIESPSPADDQQLGDLSIKLDIKE